A genomic region of Capnocytophaga canimorsus contains the following coding sequences:
- the panC gene encoding pantoate--beta-alanine ligase, with the protein MQISTESDKFAPLNISKMKIYTHQNELKQAIGSYKKSGKTIGFVPTMGALHQGHLQLIENASQENDITVVSIFVNPTQFNNTEDLEKYPRTLQADAEKIENLNPNVLVYAPEAKDIYGENIASDKFDFEGLDAVMEGAFRPGHFDGVGTVVKKLFEIVTPNKAYFGEKDYQQLLIIKKMVQQTGLNVQIVPCPIVRDKNGLALSSRNQRLSSPMLTKAPFIYQTLLQAKVMFATQSPTEVKQWVEERFKNQPDFELEYFIIADADTLQSFDYKEENKKYRAFIAVYAEGVRLIDNILF; encoded by the coding sequence ATGCAGATTTCAACAGAAAGTGATAAGTTTGCACCCTTAAATATTTCAAAAATGAAAATTTATACCCATCAAAACGAGCTTAAACAAGCTATCGGTAGTTATAAAAAATCAGGAAAAACGATAGGTTTCGTACCTACTATGGGAGCCTTGCACCAAGGGCATTTACAATTGATAGAAAATGCTTCGCAAGAAAATGATATCACTGTGGTAAGCATTTTCGTCAACCCAACGCAGTTTAACAATACCGAAGATTTGGAAAAATACCCCAGAACTTTACAAGCCGATGCTGAAAAAATTGAAAATTTGAACCCTAATGTGCTTGTATATGCTCCGGAGGCAAAGGATATTTATGGAGAAAACATCGCTTCCGATAAATTTGATTTTGAAGGTTTAGACGCTGTTATGGAAGGGGCTTTTCGTCCTGGTCATTTTGATGGCGTAGGCACCGTAGTGAAAAAACTTTTTGAAATTGTAACTCCCAACAAAGCTTATTTTGGAGAAAAGGATTATCAACAACTACTCATTATCAAAAAGATGGTGCAACAAACTGGACTTAACGTACAAATTGTGCCCTGCCCTATCGTTCGAGATAAAAATGGCTTAGCATTAAGCTCAAGGAATCAACGACTTAGCAGCCCAATGCTTACAAAAGCACCCTTTATTTATCAGACTTTGCTTCAAGCTAAAGTAATGTTTGCCACTCAAAGCCCCACAGAGGTAAAACAATGGGTAGAAGAGCGGTTTAAAAATCAACCCGATTTTGAATTGGAATATTTTATCATCGCTGATGCTGATACTTTACAAAGTTTTGACTATAAAGAAGAAAACAAAAAATATCGTGCCTTTATCGCGGTTTATGCTGAAGGAGTTCGGCTTATTGATAACATTCTCTTTTAG
- a CDS encoding lysylphosphatidylglycerol synthase transmembrane domain-containing protein, which translates to MSKAIKILKLFFPLALGVFLCWYTYSQFSEEQLSEIKQKFLQADYFYIGLSVFFGFLSNVSRALRWQLLLAPLGYSTRWSNRIMAVFSGYLINITIPRSGEISRALVINRYDGVPFDKAFGTIISERVIDLLLLLFFTLLAFLIQFDVISHFLLDKIPFTKLIIVSLILIVGGIFLVRWVFRSNSRWVGKFRYFLNGLKEGILVIGKLQKRKWFIFHTLFIWLMYLLMFYVAFFALPETTDVAFSTVITAFVVGSFAIAFTNGGFGSYPFFIAEILSLFGIALVAGTAFGWIVWASQFFMILCFGGLSFVLLPWTNRSNNKK; encoded by the coding sequence GTGAGTAAAGCCATTAAAATATTAAAGTTATTTTTTCCGTTGGCTTTAGGGGTTTTCTTGTGTTGGTACACCTATAGTCAATTTAGTGAAGAACAACTTTCCGAAATTAAACAAAAGTTTCTACAAGCCGATTATTTTTATATTGGCTTATCGGTTTTCTTTGGATTTTTAAGTAATGTATCTCGTGCGCTTCGTTGGCAATTATTATTGGCTCCCTTAGGGTATTCGACCCGATGGAGTAATCGGATAATGGCTGTTTTTTCAGGCTATCTGATAAATATTACCATTCCGCGTTCGGGTGAAATTTCTCGTGCCTTAGTAATCAATCGGTATGATGGAGTACCTTTTGATAAGGCATTTGGTACCATTATTTCGGAACGGGTTATTGATTTACTATTATTACTTTTTTTTACATTATTAGCCTTTTTAATTCAATTTGATGTTATTAGCCATTTTTTATTGGATAAAATTCCGTTTACCAAATTGATTATTGTCTCTTTGATACTCATTGTAGGGGGAATTTTTTTAGTCCGATGGGTATTCCGGTCGAATAGTCGTTGGGTTGGGAAATTTCGATATTTTTTAAACGGACTTAAAGAAGGCATTCTTGTTATAGGCAAACTTCAAAAACGAAAATGGTTTATTTTTCACACATTGTTCATCTGGTTGATGTATCTGTTGATGTTTTATGTAGCATTTTTTGCATTACCCGAAACGACTGATGTTGCGTTTTCTACGGTAATAACTGCCTTTGTAGTAGGGAGTTTTGCAATTGCTTTTACCAACGGCGGATTTGGCTCATATCCTTTCTTTATTGCAGAAATTTTATCCCTTTTCGGAATTGCTTTAGTAGCAGGCACTGCCTTTGGTTGGATTGTTTGGGCTTCACAGTTTTTTATGATCTTGTGCTTTGGTGGACTTTCCTTTGTACTTCTTCCTTGGACAAATCGCTCAAATAACAAAAAGTAA
- the panD gene encoding aspartate 1-decarboxylase produces the protein MNIEVLKSKIHRVSVTGADLDYIGSITVDEALLDAANMIEGEKVAIVNVNNGERFETYIIKGKRNSGEITLNGPAARRVQRGDIIIIISYATMDFEAAKTFKPWIVFPDEKTNRIA, from the coding sequence ATGAATATAGAAGTACTAAAGTCAAAAATACATCGGGTTTCGGTTACAGGTGCCGACTTGGATTACATAGGCAGCATTACGGTAGATGAGGCTTTGCTTGATGCGGCCAATATGATTGAAGGCGAAAAAGTAGCCATTGTAAATGTAAATAATGGCGAACGCTTTGAGACCTACATTATTAAAGGAAAACGCAATTCAGGCGAAATCACCTTGAACGGACCAGCAGCCCGACGTGTACAACGTGGCGATATTATCATCATTATTTCTTACGCCACAATGGATTTTGAAGCTGCAAAGACTTTCAAACCTTGGATTGTTTTTCCTGATGAAAAAACAAATCGTATTGCATAA
- a CDS encoding DUF4270 domain-containing protein, whose translation MKNTLYTLSVGVVALLLQACNDDDFKNIESDLLGDVNFTSGTYSPDLLVENKSEEKIQTDASSSLLLGHYTQNPFGTKKAKILSQVSLPSTPAVFGRKTKASEDSDKFDEQEKVLEAYLYIPFFSRKTTNINSQNQQVNNYALDSIYGKNDATFDVQVKESNYFLRDIDPNAGFSVNQVYYSNLNVSSQLGTTIGEANHLAIKNEGIKRFHFDNPSTTEDESKNELDELAPGLRIALNPDFFQHKLFDKEGDVALSTSQNFVKYFRGVHISVENLSKNLMMLLNLNEAKIELVYSYKAKVQDKEQQLKDRYEMKLSGIRVNVFENTGENIPTFANNNDVKNIYLSGTLGQVAELTLLSDADLKRMREEQWIINDASLLLFVDQSVTYEKEPERLYIYNAETGLVLADYALDATQNASSNSSSMLSHLGKLQKENKKGVYYRLRITQHVADIVRNNAKNVKVGIAVASNVNLSISSRDGALTEDAPIIYFDANSKKKLTKRTTITTPLSTVIYGNSSSVPAEKRLKLQISYTKPK comes from the coding sequence ATGAAAAACACACTATATACACTGTCAGTAGGTGTTGTGGCATTGTTGCTACAAGCTTGTAATGATGACGATTTTAAAAATATCGAGAGTGATTTGCTGGGCGATGTAAATTTCACTTCGGGTACGTATTCCCCTGATTTGCTTGTAGAAAACAAATCGGAAGAGAAAATACAAACTGATGCTTCAAGTAGCTTGTTGTTAGGGCATTATACTCAAAATCCTTTCGGAACGAAAAAGGCTAAAATACTCTCACAAGTGAGTTTACCCAGTACACCTGCTGTTTTTGGAAGAAAAACCAAAGCCAGTGAAGATTCTGATAAATTTGACGAACAAGAAAAGGTTCTCGAGGCTTATTTGTACATTCCGTTCTTTAGCCGTAAAACTACCAATATAAATAGTCAAAACCAACAGGTTAATAATTATGCATTGGATTCCATTTATGGTAAAAACGATGCTACTTTTGATGTTCAAGTAAAAGAATCAAACTATTTTTTAAGGGATATTGACCCTAACGCTGGATTTAGCGTCAATCAAGTTTACTATTCTAATCTTAATGTTAGCTCACAACTGGGGACAACCATAGGTGAGGCAAATCATCTTGCCATTAAAAATGAGGGTATTAAGCGTTTTCATTTTGATAATCCGAGTACTACGGAAGATGAATCAAAAAACGAATTGGATGAATTAGCTCCTGGTTTACGCATTGCTTTAAATCCTGATTTTTTTCAACATAAACTATTTGATAAAGAAGGAGATGTAGCACTGTCTACATCGCAAAATTTTGTTAAATATTTTAGAGGCGTACACATATCCGTAGAAAATCTGTCGAAAAACTTGATGATGCTTCTCAATCTTAATGAAGCTAAAATAGAGCTAGTTTATTCCTATAAGGCTAAAGTACAAGATAAAGAACAACAGCTCAAAGATCGCTACGAAATGAAACTTTCGGGCATTCGAGTAAATGTATTTGAAAATACAGGGGAGAATATTCCTACTTTTGCTAATAACAATGATGTTAAAAACATTTATTTAAGTGGTACATTGGGGCAAGTGGCTGAGCTTACGCTACTTTCCGATGCCGATTTGAAACGTATGCGTGAAGAACAATGGATTATCAATGATGCTAGTTTGTTACTTTTCGTAGACCAATCGGTGACCTATGAGAAAGAACCAGAAAGGCTTTACATTTACAATGCTGAAACTGGGCTTGTTTTGGCAGACTATGCTTTAGATGCTACTCAAAACGCTTCTTCAAACAGCAGTTCAATGCTTTCACACTTAGGAAAATTACAAAAGGAGAATAAAAAGGGTGTTTATTACAGATTACGAATTACGCAACACGTGGCTGATATCGTTCGTAATAATGCTAAGAACGTTAAGGTAGGTATTGCAGTGGCTTCAAATGTTAATCTGTCTATTTCGTCAAGAGATGGAGCTTTAACTGAAGATGCACCTATTATTTATTTTGACGCCAACAGCAAGAAGAAATTAACCAAAAGAACCACGATAACTACTCCGCTAAGTACTGTTATTTACGGAAATAGCTCAAGTGTACCTGCTGAAAAACGCCTTAAACTACAGATATCGTACACCAAACCAAAGTAA
- a CDS encoding glycogen/starch synthase translates to MTGKKVLFVSSEVIPYLAETEISKMSFETPRMVNGAGGQIRIFMPRFGNINERRHQLHEVIRLSGMNIVINDIDVPLIIKVASIPKERIQVYFIDNDEYFKRKATFTDEDGHLFPDNDERCIFFAKGVVETVKKLNWLPDIIHVHGWMASLLPLYLKTYYKDEPIFSESKIVTSIYDKDFEGYLDKEMASKIAFDGVGEDDIAPLKQPDYFNLMRVAAKNSDATIVVGENLPDDLTQYIQKLEKPTLFLSDKETFQEQYKDLYTEILK, encoded by the coding sequence ATGACAGGCAAAAAAGTACTTTTTGTTTCATCGGAAGTCATACCTTATCTGGCTGAAACAGAGATATCAAAAATGTCGTTCGAGACTCCCAGAATGGTCAATGGAGCGGGCGGACAGATTCGCATCTTTATGCCCCGATTTGGCAACATTAACGAACGTAGGCATCAGTTGCACGAGGTTATTCGCCTTTCGGGAATGAATATTGTGATTAATGATATTGATGTACCACTAATTATAAAGGTTGCTTCCATTCCCAAAGAGCGAATTCAGGTCTATTTTATTGATAATGACGAGTATTTCAAAAGAAAAGCTACCTTTACAGATGAAGATGGGCATCTTTTCCCTGATAATGATGAACGCTGTATTTTCTTTGCCAAAGGGGTGGTTGAAACCGTAAAAAAACTCAATTGGCTTCCTGATATTATACACGTTCACGGTTGGATGGCTTCGCTATTGCCTTTATACTTAAAGACTTACTATAAAGACGAACCTATATTTTCTGAAAGTAAGATTGTGACTTCAATCTATGATAAAGATTTTGAAGGTTATTTGGATAAAGAAATGGCAAGTAAAATTGCTTTCGACGGAGTGGGTGAAGATGATATTGCGCCGTTAAAGCAACCCGATTATTTTAATTTGATGCGAGTTGCAGCTAAAAATTCTGATGCAACTATTGTGGTAGGAGAAAATCTGCCTGATGATTTAACCCAATACATACAAAAGCTGGAAAAACCTACGCTATTTTTGAGCGATAAGGAAACTTTTCAAGAACAATACAAAGACTTATACACTGAAATTTTAAAATAA
- a CDS encoding Glu/Leu/Phe/Val family dehydrogenase has translation MSNQKNETKRTGMYENVMHEFNKAADKMNLDAGVRKILAATQNEIVVHFPVKMDDGSIEVFTGYRVQHNNALGPYKGGLRYHPTVDIDAARALATWMTWKSAIAGLPYGGGKGGIQIDPTKYSKGELERITRRFTYALGDNIGPDYDIPAPDVNTNAQIMAWISDTYASSKSPAERSNNLHVVTGKPVVSGGLAGRDRATGFGVVTAIKKWAKKNNVDLKGKTYIVQGFGNVGYWAAHFLSKEGAKLIAVQDHTGSISESKGIDPEALLGHTKNNKGGVAGFANAQKIENADFWKTACDILIPAALGNQITTNNVNDIKASLIAEGANGPTDAAAEEVLLKKGIAIIPDILCNSGGVIGSYYEWLQNKRAEIWKIEEVLDKIQDKIETAFDNVVACAEKYDADYRTGAYIVALERLEQVYKERGVFP, from the coding sequence ATGAGCAATCAAAAAAACGAAACTAAAAGGACAGGCATGTACGAAAATGTCATGCATGAATTCAACAAAGCTGCCGATAAAATGAATTTGGATGCGGGAGTTCGTAAAATTTTAGCTGCTACACAAAATGAAATCGTAGTTCACTTTCCAGTAAAGATGGATGATGGGTCTATTGAAGTATTTACAGGGTATCGTGTACAACACAACAACGCTTTAGGCCCTTATAAAGGAGGGTTGCGTTATCACCCCACAGTAGATATTGATGCAGCAAGGGCTTTGGCTACTTGGATGACTTGGAAATCAGCCATTGCTGGATTGCCTTATGGAGGTGGAAAAGGAGGAATACAGATTGACCCAACCAAATACTCAAAAGGAGAGTTGGAGCGAATTACACGTCGTTTTACCTATGCCTTAGGGGATAATATCGGTCCTGATTATGATATTCCTGCTCCTGATGTAAACACCAATGCTCAAATTATGGCTTGGATTTCAGATACGTATGCTTCTTCAAAATCACCTGCTGAGCGTTCCAATAATCTGCACGTTGTTACTGGAAAACCTGTTGTTTCGGGTGGATTGGCTGGTAGAGACCGAGCAACGGGCTTTGGGGTAGTTACAGCCATTAAAAAATGGGCAAAGAAAAATAATGTTGATTTAAAAGGAAAAACCTATATTGTTCAAGGTTTTGGTAATGTAGGGTATTGGGCAGCTCATTTTTTAAGTAAAGAAGGTGCTAAACTTATTGCTGTTCAAGACCATACTGGTTCTATTTCTGAATCCAAAGGTATTGATCCTGAGGCTTTGTTAGGGCATACTAAAAATAATAAAGGAGGTGTAGCAGGTTTTGCGAATGCTCAAAAAATTGAAAATGCTGATTTTTGGAAAACGGCTTGTGATATTTTGATTCCTGCTGCTTTGGGTAATCAAATTACAACAAATAATGTAAATGATATCAAGGCATCGCTCATTGCTGAAGGGGCTAACGGACCTACTGATGCTGCCGCTGAAGAGGTACTTTTGAAAAAAGGAATAGCAATTATCCCAGATATTCTTTGTAATAGCGGAGGAGTTATCGGTTCTTACTATGAGTGGTTGCAAAACAAGCGTGCCGAAATCTGGAAAATAGAAGAGGTTCTTGATAAAATTCAAGATAAAATTGAAACGGCTTTTGATAATGTGGTGGCTTGTGCTGAAAAATATGACGCCGATTACCGAACAGGGGCTTATATCGTTGCTTTGGAAAGATTAGAGCAAGTTTATAAAGAAAGAGGCGTATTCCCTTAA